The Ziziphus jujuba cultivar Dongzao chromosome 12, ASM3175591v1 sequence atttttttcacaaatgtatctttattatagaaaatctcagtataatcttttttttatatttcatttttcttgcaGTTTAGCCCGTTTTATTAGTCAAAccattcacaattttttttttaaaatttattaactatAAATGTTCTTGTGACATTTTatacatttataaaaaaaaaagtataattattatttgaaaaaactataaaaattataaagataaataaattattggtatgtataaataagtaaaaaggtTAGAAGTtttattcaaacaaaatatgtaAGTTGACTAACAATTAAACTACTAAAAGGGACTAAAGTGAAACAAACATAAAATGTGAGaggttaaaataaaacaaaaataaaatgtaaaacgGCTATAGTAAAAATTTCaaagtaaaaatgtatttgtgaaaaaaattttaaaaagaggaTGGCAGATTGATATTTATCCTACAGCAAAAACAAGGGACTTCCAATTGCTCAATATAGAATAATAATTGTATTGGTAATTTTATATGTATCAACATTTTGGTAAATAGTATTAATACATTgtataattagattttttttttccataatcaTAAATCGTAAATAATCTATCAATCataattgtttattaaaatttttataaataaatttagtaaattaaaaaaaaaaaaaaaaagagaaaagaataataattgagCCACTGGCCACAAGGAGATTGACGTCTAGTAATCCATTTATGTCTTTCGGTCCATTAAGTATATTGATGTAACATGTCTGTCTTTTTACTTCTATTTTCTAGGTAAAACTCTTCGTACAGTGGGAGCTTTTTTCACACGACCCAAATTTCTATCCACACAtccaatttttgtaaaattactaaaatatcctttattaattattattaactttttttggtATAcgccatttttttattttcttatcatcTTCCCCAACATGCAGCAACCCTATGGGAAGAGCATCCTTCAAGGCTCAACAGCAAACATTCGGCAACTTAAGGCTTTGCTTCGCAACTggtaatgaaaattttaaagttttaattccCCTGCAAATCCAGAATCCAATCGGTGGCAAGATAATCGCCGTGGATAGTGGTCGGTGGTCTGCCACGAGGGTCACAGTTACATGTGGCCTTTCTCCAACCATTGGAGACCAAGAAATcagctgcaatttttttttttttttaattttaaagaacTGTGTTGCTGCTGTGTAATAGGGAAGAAAATTTACcctggaaagaaagaaaaaagaagaataaaatatttaaaagagaaaaaaaaaaaaaagttaaaaaaggtattttttggtaattttaaatgaaatagtAGTGTAAGTAGAAAATGTTGTCGTTCAAAAAGATGTACCTTTTTACTTTTCTAAATCAATGTTATATACATTTAAATAGCccggaagaaaaaagaaaaaaatccaacacTTGTTTTGATTACTTGTTTTGGAATTTTGTTGGGCCACAAGTTGATTTACTCCTAGCATTCCTTATATGCCTTTGGACATATTAAGTCAATTGATGTAACATGTCTCTtttctattttggtttttttctgaATCAATGTAATATACATTTATGCGTCCAAAAATTGAAACCTAATATACATTTTAATAGcatgtaagaaaaagaaaaaagaaaaaagaaaaaaagtccaACATACGTTTTAGAGTGTGTGTGGAATTGTTTGTTTAAGAGTATTTATTTTCCAtggtatttatttttgtaacattttttgtaataagtgtttcataaaatttgtagttgaatattttattatttataatagaaaacatacttttaaatttatttttgatatttttatattttaattaatatatttaatgtttactttttaaaattctagAGTATGTATTTTGCAGAagtatcaattttagtttggtGCTTCTCTTAGAAGCAAAGAGAAGCACTTTTGGTGTTTATTTTCTAAACATAATCACaagtgtcattttttttttatttaaaaaaaaaaaacttattagaactccaaaaacatttttaaatacaCTCTTAATTATACTTGTtactagaattttattattattattcttatgatGGTAAAATTGAGGGTGCCTGCGATGAGGATTCTAAAACAATTTAGTTAATAACTGGGGCAGTGATGTACACCACACGCATATATCATGGCTTCAAATCCCATCCCCTTCTcttttaattctaaaatttttactaaaaaaaaaaaagaaatcttcttctctagaataaaattatatagatgGTACACACCAATAATCGACCCTAAATTTGTGGCTGTTACTTGGACATGTGCCACAGTACTAGTTGATAAACCCCAGACGTGTACATATAGGCACCATAGTTAAAAAGACAGTACCAATAATTGACTTCTTTGATGAATCTTTCGTGCTCTATGTAGGGTCAGATCTCTGCATGTAGTGGAAAGTTAAACAGTGTGTTTGGTGAATTATGGTTAAGTTTTAAAGATATATATGCATGTGCCATATATAGGTGGCTTGTAcgtacaattttaatttaataaaaaaaatagtaataattcaAATGTAATTGGTTTTTGCTTCCGGAaattaaatccttaaaaaaGAGCAACAAATTACACGAAGAAAGTCCAAAGTAGCCCCATACTACAGACATAATAGCACCAAAATATTCAACAAATTAATGGGAGAAACACAGAACAATAAAAATACACTCAGGCAAGCAAACCACCCAAATGAAGCTCTATCTTAAAGTCCTTGTGGCGAAACAAATGGACAAAAAACCAAATTCTGAAGGGAGCATGTTTAATTTTGCAGGCCTCATGAGCAGCACGATTGTACAACCTCTTGGAATCCATTGAAGACGGTTGATAATGAAGCTCGTTGTGTAGTAAATAAAGCAATTTAAAccaaataatttattcaaagatttcttttttttttgttttttttttcaaaaattattcacttttttttttttttggggggctagagattctataaattttaaactcaaatattttctaaaaaaatttagaagttGTTATATTATAGATTAAGCTAAATAATCTACAAATAGGATGAAATTgcaatttaaaatacttgcctCATTATTTTGGAAACATTTATTTAATAACTCTTATCATAGTAGAGgtagaaaaattcaaattcaaatcattattcgaggaaacattaatttttacacTAAGTTGTTTCATAGGGactttccatatataattaatttgttcaaaatagTCATGAGTTATGtacattagattttttttttttttgaaataaacttttattaagaaataaaaatagaacCACTTTCAGCTTGGATTAGAGGTTGAAGCCAAAATGGCCCACCCTCCATCCATATTTCTACATGTTCACTAGAAACCGCATATTTTGCTTGCTTATGTGCCACTTTGTTTGTTACCAGGTATCTTATTTAAAAGGGTGCAAAATAATAGAGAAAATAGGCAAgtaatggaaataataataataataagttaccAATTTTGGACTCAAATTTAGGTTTTGTACACCAGATTTGGATCCATCATTTATGATTacaaccttttattttttcaattcatTAAATTTAACAGTCAATactaaaactatattttttttcacacCTTATAACATTGCTACATTTAATCACCACTGatcctaaaattttaaacttaataAATCTTCACAAAATGtgactaattaataatttgttatatgAAAATCTAGAAGTAAGAAttaaacaatgaaaatttttaagaataaaagaaaCACATAGGAAATGGAGCactaaatattcattaaaaccatcataaaaGACTGCAAGCAAGCTTTACAAACTACAAAGGTCACAGGGAAACAAACGATTAATATGCCTCATttattggatatatatacatagcacGGGATATTGATGAACCAACCATGCGTGATGGACATATATATTGATGtacataattacatatatatctatagtttCCATGCTTTTATTTACTGCTTTAATAGCAGTGCATATTAAGCGTCCTTGATAAGGTATGCATCAATATCTTTGATAACATTGACCAAAAATTGAAGGTACTTGTTTGCATCTGGGCTGTCGTTTTGTCGTTTCTCATAATTCAAAGTTATTGCCACGACTCCACTTTGTCCCTTTGGAGTAACCTTGAAGCTGGCCTTGTAGCTCTTATAATGATCCAAGCAATGTCCTTCAAGACACACCAGAGTCACCCTTTTGTTTTCATCATCTATCTCAACCTTCTCCTTGAAagtttcctctttctcttctgTAGTGTATAATTTCAAACCGCAACAAATTAAGTTTAgtctaataataattatttctgATTCACAACCAAAAACAtggatttattaaaataatccaAAAGCTGATAAAAAAGatctgatatatttttttaattcaaaacagTTATAACCTGAGAGTtcctaaataaatatatatggtcTTTCTTACCTACGGTGTATTTCCAAAGTTTGACAGAGCCTGAAGTCTCCCAATCACCTTCATGAACATCAACTGCATGAATACCGTTTGAAACATTGGGGATGTGGTGGTTTCGGCCCTTGATTAGGTTGTACATCTTCTCAGCAGAGGATTTGAATTCCACTTCAGTCTCAAGTTTACATACCAAAGCCATGCTTTTCTCTTCAAATACTCTTTCGCTAACCTAACACTAGCTAAGCTAAGACAACTAAATGGCAGCTAGAGGAGGCTGAGGTTGAAAAACACTACGCAGTGACCTCCCTTTTTATAGTGATtttctagctagctagctagtatTCTATGTTTTATCACCTAAACGAGattttagtatttaaaaaatatacataaattaacaattgaagttataaaaaaataaaaataaaaaataaaaaagggagaaATAGCACTTTAATAATTTGAAGTTTAGAATTTACTAGATTTCgcttataaaatttcaatttcagccattttagttttgaaatttcaaaatcgGTATAAATTATTACTTGAAATAACAACACTGTTCAAAATTAATGGTGCTGACCTCAAAATGTTAATATACTGAtttcataatttaattttttaagaaaaaaagattttttaaaaaataaatttattatttccccATTTTGTATTTACGATTTTTATTCGAAAATTTGTTTTcacttattttcatttttaaattaaaatatctactatcataattaaatattttagaacCTAAAATTAGActacacaaaataaaaattaaaataaaattgaaatttttgatctaataaaaataattttattagaccaaatattaaaaatatttttttatgcccaaacccaaaaaaaaaaaaaaaattaggccaaaataccaaaataaaaattagaccaaaattacaaaattaaaataattttttttacctaatttttaatttttaatttttggtttaataaaaattaattcatgcAAATGCCTTAATTCattcttcaaaacaaaaaataataataataattttttaaaaaattataaaatatacatttgttattttttcatttttgaaaaatattctaattgaccaaatgaattatatttatagatcaaaatatcaatatggaaatgaattatggtctattttttcattttttgaaaaaaaaaattccgtttgactaaaaaataaaccattcaaaaatagaaaaataataattagactaAAACTTTGACCATTAGAACCAAAATTAGAcccaaaaaacataattttattagaccaaaaattaaaaaatagacaaaaatttggaccaaaaatttttatttttattttttaatttttggtctaatttttattttggtgttttcatttctttttttggggcataaaaaattatttttaatttttagtctaataaaattatttttattaaaccaaaaattccaattctattttaattattgttttttatttaattttaggttcaaaaggatttaattatgattgtggatacttaatttaaatataaaaaagaatagatATAATTGTCCAAATAAAAGAACCATAAGTATAAAATGGAAAGATAATAAACTtactttttccaatttttttatttctaaaaagtGAATTATGACATCAATATAGTGTTAGAGTGATGTCAACACCGTATCATACTACCTTCAgtactattaatttttaattctgtTAAGGTTACCAATTTACAACTATTTTGAAACTTTAAGGCCGAAATCGCTAAAATTGGAACTTCATGGCAGGAATCACATAAATCCTaaactttaatataaaaaagtgtaatttttgccccaaaaaaataataataaaaaaaagaggcaGTTTTAATCTGTGTAGGGACAGTCTAGCTTCAATGTACCATGTGGGATGAAGAAATTCAAACTACAAATCTGAAGAATTAGTAATGGTTTTACCACTAGGCTTTGATTATATGCCCCATGCGCctaaaattatctttttaaacTTGAGGGGATGTTGATATTAATTTCAAACTATGAACTTGcgttaaaaaatttaatggttTTACCACTGGGCTTGAATTATATGCTCCACGTGCCTGATATTATCTTTACGACTTTGAGGGAATGTTGATATTAATTTGATACTGTCTATAAGGATTGAAGAGCAAAAATATTGGAACTTTGGAGGGAATTGGTGCCGAAAAAATTCATCTGAATTGAATTCGAAACACTCTCttaaaacaatagaaaaattatttttttatgttttgctaTTTGTCTTTGCTATCCCCAGTAGAACTCATGCAATTtgtataacaaatattaaataattgcatttaatattcttttaattttttaaaactttaatatgGAGAATTAAACCTTTTATAGTAGTTTATTAAACTGTTATATCACTATGCAGCTAGAACCCATTATAATGGTTTCTATCGCTGAGTTGTTGGTTCCACTGGGATGTTGTGGAAGCAACTATCAATTTTTTCATGTTAAAGTGGGGGAACTGTCACGAACGTCACcgacactttttaaaattattatgtaGTTTGATAAAACATgtcattttttatcaaaaaataaataaaataaaacatctcAATCAAATTGACCCTTTGTCTTCTCCTGATAAAATGTGTTCCCCTTATTCATATTTTGATTCAGTCATGGAACAGCCGCAGCATCTGGCACTAGGCCCAGGCAAAACATACATTTGTCTCATCAGCCCCCAACCCATATGAAATAATATCACTACTTCCAATACACAATACACCCCACCTACTAAATATATGTAACGCTTATATATCCTATATGTATTAATTTGTGAACAAATTATATGCTATTTTTTCTTTCGGTTATGTACCGAAAGATAGAGATTAGAGATATGGGTTGAgagggggaaaataaaaaactgataGAGATTAGAGATATGGATTCAGAGGGGGAAAATCAAAAACttcattattttgatttttaatatataaataatcacAAGAGGCTactcatatattaattaataacctTTTAAGTttgtatatgttttgataagaaaatgagcaaagaataaaatttgatcaaaagcTAACTCATTCTAATGAGCAAAGTATAAAAAGTGATCAAAAGCTAATTCATTCTTACTGATATGTCATGAAAGGGGTTATTACAGTTACCGATCACATAGTCTTACCGGAAGCAGCATTGTACCCGTCATAAGTAAGTTTTGGTTATATACTCTCTTAATAGTTAATCCTCCCAATTTGTGACTTCAAgattataatttttccaaatttctTTCACATGTTGTAAAGCTAAACTACtactctttttaaaaatttaagctGCTTAAAAATGGATCATTCtcattatcattatatttatattagctCAATTGTGATGATCAGTGTAAATGGGTACAATATGTGTTAGCACGTTACCTGGTGTCCAGTCTTATGTTGTCTGGGGttggaatagaaaatgattCAAATACAATGGTagtcattttcataaaaccAAAGTGTTTTTAGAACGGTTGATTTCAGACTTCAACAGAACTCCAAAGTTAAAACTAATAAGCTGACTGTGCCGTAGCCATGTCATCACATAGCCACGTCATCATACAATCTGGATCAACAAGAGTTTGCTTCAAACAAATCACCTCCAagtgataaaaacaaaactggTGCAGGATACAGGTTATCAGCGATAAAGCTGGTGTAGCTGGTGTAGTTATCTGTCATTGGTAATCCTTATTTTGCCTTTTCTTGTAACTAACGTATGGGAAAATACTTGTATAAATAATGCTGTAAAAGTCAATATTAGATGCAGAAAAAAGTGCAGTAAACAGTTAAGTAATACAATATACACAAGCACATTTGTTGttcctttcttgttttttatcatggtatcagagcttggaaAATCTCCAAAGCTTAATCTGAATGTAGCTTTGGAAATTGAACCAAGATTAACCATCCAATCTTTTCATCAATGTTCCAGTTTGATATCTTTAAAActtgatttttcaaattatcTACTATGGAGATCACAAATGCTTCCCTTGGTTCGAAGTTTGGGAATTCTACATCACATTACTGATGCTGAACGTCCATTAGAAGAACTTCAGATAGAAACTAGTGGAGGCAGTGGAAGTAGTAAAGTTTGTAATCCAAATTATCAACTATGGATCAACAATGATGGCCTGTTTTTAACTTGGTTGCTAGGGACAATGACAGTAGATGTGCTCAGCTTCACCTTCGGCCTGGAGACAGCTTTCAGTGTTTGGCACGCCATTGAAGAGCAACTGCTGCCAGCTACAAAGGAGAAGGAAATCTACTTAACTGATTGTTTGATGGGTTTGAAGAAAGGATCTGCAACCTTAGATGAGTATCTCAAAAAATTTAACTCTATTTGTGATAATTTATTTACAATTGGAAAACCAGTGAATGATTTGGATAAATGCTTTCATTTATCTAGAGGATTAGGCCATACTTATCAAGATTTTAGGTTGGCTATGTCGTCAAAGCCCCTATATCCGACATATACGCAGTTTGTTCTCTCTTTAAGGTCTCATGAACAGGTTCTAAGTAATTTTTCAGAAGAAAAACAGGGCCTAAATCAAGAATATGCATTTGTTGGGCGACGAAGTCGTGGAACAAGAAGAGGACGTGGTGGCAGATTCAATTTCCGTGGACGTGGTTTTGGACCCGCAAGCTTCTCTGTGCCAAATCGTGGAGTTTTCAGTCCTACAAACTTTTCTGTCCATAATCGTGGAGGAAGTCACTTTTCAACACAAGGCCGTGGCAGCTATTTTTCCGGTAATATGGCTCCTGCACCAGTTTCTAATGGCACTCAGACCTTGAAATCCTCTCAAAAAGAAGCAGTCATATGTCAAATATGTGGTAGACCCTATCATACTGCTTCCAATTGTTGGAACAAATATGATCCTATAGATGAACTCGGTGAACACCATGAAGCTAATGTTGCCCATAAAGTTCAAGAAGAACCCACATTTTTTGCAGATTCTGGAGCTACATCCCACATGACTAATGACCTAGGTACCTTATCAATTTCTAAACCTTACAAGGGATCAGATGTTATCTATGTGGGTAACGGGAAAGCTTTATCAATTTCCCATTTTGGAAACACTACACTTAAATCTCGtcagaaaaatatttctttaaaaaatgttttggtaGTTCCagaattgacaaaaaaatttactttcagTTAGTAAATTGACTGATGATAATGCTTGTAGTGTGGAATTCACCTCTACTGGTTTTTTGATTAAGGACCTCAACAATCAAATAATAGCCAAGGGGCGTAGACAAGGTGGACTGTATGCTTTGAATGATGACAGTTACAATCAAGCGTTGGCAGCAATAAAATGTGGAGGTGGTTCATCTGAATTGTGGCATCTCAGATTGGGTCATCCAAACACTCAGTTCTTACAAAtcttagataaaaataaaaatatttttgtttcaagtTGGATGACAAATTCCTCTGTGTGTGAAAGTTGTCAGTTAGGGAAGCAATGTAAACTTCCTTTTGGTACTTCCAATAATCTTTCTACTGCTCCTTTGAATAAGATACATTGTGACCTATGGGGACCTGCTCCTATTTTATCTactcaaggttttaaatattacattatttttattgatgattacagTAGATTCATTTGGTTTTATCCTTTAAAAAGGAAATCAGATTTCTATGATAACTTTTCTCAAATTTCAGAAGatggttgaaaatcaatttgataaaaaaattaaaatctttcaaagtGATGGTGGCGGTGAATTTCAATCACAGATATTTATATCTCATTTGGATTATTGTGGTATTATTCATCAAATTTCTTGTCCAagaacaccacaacaaaatgatgTAGCTGAACGAAAGCATCGTCACCTTGTTGAAACAGGTTTGACTATGATGTTTCATGCTGAGATACCACCTAAATATTGGGTAGATATTTTTTTGACTGctacatatttgataaataggTTGCCAGCTTCTTCATTAAAAATGGAAAttccatataaaaaattatatggacAATTGCCACATTATATGGGTCTTCGAGTTTTGGGTTGCAGATGTTATCCATATCTTAGACAATCGGGAAATAATAAGTTTATGAAGAAAACTTATCCGTGTATTTTTATTGCTACAGTCCTTCTCACAAGGGGTACAGATGCTTGGATCCAAAGACAAATCGAGTATTTATTTCAAGGCACGTTGTATTTGATGAAACATTATTtcctttcaaaattaatatttcttcTATTTCATAGGAACCTCGTGAACTGACTACTTTCTTTAATGCTAATGAGTGGTATGCCACACCCAAGGACCAAGGCTCACACGACACTCAAAACCAAAATTGGTCACTCAACCCTTTACCCAACAGTTCATACAGCAAGAACCAGTACACAACACCTATATTACCCACCAGCTGTTGTGAGGAGACAACCCACTTACAACCAGTCTTTCCTTCCTCACCTACCACCTGCTGCCCTCCATCCCAACCGGTCCCCACTCACACACACACCCCCATGTCACCTACCTCCTCACCTACCCCCTGCTGCACTACATCACAGCCGGTCCCCACTCACTCACAATCATTTTCTGATCAGGTACCACCCTCTCCTACAACCATCACAGTTCCTCCTACTCCCACTCAAGACATCTCCTCTCAATTATTTGTGGACTTAGACTTCCCACCGTTACCATCTCTTTCCCCTCAACCTCCCATTCAACCTCATCACCCCATGCTCACACGCCATCAGCTTAAACAAAACCCCCACCGTGTCATTGAGCTTCATCCTCATAATACCACGAACACTGCTCTTCTCCTTGAAACAACCCCTGTTCCCGTTCCCAAATCAGTCAAGACAGCCCTTACTCTCCCTAAATGGCACAATGCCATGCTTGAAGAATTATCTGCTCTTCACGCCAATGCCACTTGGGTCTTAGTACCTCGGCCAGTGAATGTTAATGTGGTCGGTTCCAAATGGGTCTATCGTGTGAAATACAAAGAGGATGGTTCTTTGGATCGTTATAAAGTACGCTTGGTGGCCAAAGGTTATACGCAAATTGAAGGCCTCGACTATGATGAGACTTTCAGCCCGATGGTGAAACCCACTTCTATTCGGTTGATCATATCCATTGCTCTTTCCTATGGGTGGCCGGTTAAGCAACTTGATgtaaaaaatgcttttttgaATGGGTATCTTAAAGAACAGGTTTTTATGGAGCAACCTCTTGGATTTGTTGATCGTACTAACCCATATTATGTGTGCCTTCTCAAACGATCTCTTTATGGCCTCAAACAAGCTCCTAGAGCTTGGTTTGATCGCCTCTCACAGTGCTTACTCGGCTTGGGTTTCCAATGTAGTAAAGCTGActcttctttgtttatttttaaacaaaccaCTGACATTGTTCCTCTCCTCGTCTATGTCGATGATGTTCTCTTAACAGGTTCTAATACTTCTTTACTTGCTGCTTTGGTCACCCGCTTGAACACCGAATTTGCTCTGAAGGATCTTGGTTCTcttcattattttttgggtattgaaGCTCGGCCTTTTCTGGTGGTTTGTTCTTATCTCAAACCAAATATGCTCATGATCTTTTGCAGCGGGCCAATTTGTTAGGCGCTGCGCCCATGGCCACCCCGATTTCTGTCAAACAAACCTTTCACAGCCAAGATCATCTTCCTGTCAATGCAACCAAATATCGAAGCTTGGTGGGAGCACTTCAATATCTCACATTTACACGGCCGGATATTCAGCAAGCTGTTAATCATGTGTGTCAACATTTTCAAACTCCCCAACAGCAGCATCTTCGGGCCGTTAAGCATATCCTCTGATATGTTTGTGGTACCATGGACTATGGTTTACGTTTCTTAAAACAAAGCTCCAATTGTCTTCAAGGCTGCTC is a genomic window containing:
- the LOC107407053 gene encoding MLP-like protein 329 — encoded protein: MALVCKLETEVEFKSSAEKMYNLIKGRNHHIPNVSNGIHAVDVHEGDWETSGSVKLWKYTVEEKEETFKEKVEIDDENKRVTLVCLEGHCLDHYKSYKASFKVTPKGQSGVVAITLNYEKRQNDSPDANKYLQFLVNVIKDIDAYLIKDA